A stretch of DNA from Nitrospirota bacterium:
CGGAAGAGACACCGCTTAAAAAAATGTCAGAGCAGACATCGAGGCATTACAAGCACGAGGCAATGGAATTCATAGAAAAAGGGGATGCATTCAAAAAATTCATGGAGTTTATAGATGCCCAGTATGGAAACCCAGAGGTTGCATTAAGCCCGAACATCTTGCCTTCTGCAAGACATGTAAAACATCTCTACGCAGAAAAAGAAGGCTATATCCAGAGGCTTGGCGGAGAGGCAGTTGGCATTGCAGGGATGCTCCTTGGTGCAGGCAGAAGAAAGGCAGAAGACCCGATAGACCATTCAGTCGGTATTATCCTGAATAAAAAGGTAGGGGATTTCGTAAAGCAAGGCGAGCCAATCTCGATGTTTCATTATAACGATGATGCCTCGCTCAAAGAGGCAGAAGAGGTTTTCTATTCAGGCATCGAGATAGGACAAATGCCTACTGCACCCCTGCCAATGGTATTAGATGTTATTATGCCGTCTTAGGCTCCCAGACCTTGTCTTTGTCGATAATATGAATCACATGCCAGCCCCTTCTTTGAAGTTCCCTTGCTATCCAACGCCTATGGCATTTCCATGGAAACCTCTCTGCACATAAAACTACCGAGACTGCCTGTTTTGCAATCTCCTCGAGACCTGATACGGCATTTTTGAACTCCTCTGTTTGGCTGTAAGCCTCATATCCGCCTTTTCTAAATCCTCCTAATCCTTCTAACCAGTAATACCTTATGCCGTTTAAGTAGAGGCTTTCTATAAGCTCTTCTTTCGAGAAGCCATGAATCTTACTTTTTGGAAACCTTCTTACATCTATGAGACAGGCTATGCCATAGGCAAGAAGGATTTCTATAAAGTCCTCCTCTGTTCGCCTGCTTGTGCCGAGTGTATAGATTATTTTTTCTTTCATCTGTCTTATATTTTAGCACTTCAGATAAAATTTACATAGAACATTAAATATAACTCATTGAAAATCAAGGATTATTTTAGTTTTTATATGAATATCCAG
This window harbors:
- a CDS encoding DUF488 domain-containing protein — its product is MKEKIIYTLGTSRRTEEDFIEILLAYGIACLIDVRRFPKSKIHGFSKEELIESLYLNGIRYYWLEGLGGFRKGGYEAYSQTEEFKNAVSGLEEIAKQAVSVVLCAERFPWKCHRRWIARELQRRGWHVIHIIDKDKVWEPKTA